A window of the Helianthus annuus cultivar XRQ/B chromosome 4, HanXRQr2.0-SUNRISE, whole genome shotgun sequence genome harbors these coding sequences:
- the LOC110937997 gene encoding COP9 signalosome complex subunit 2, giving the protein MGSDADMEDYGFEYSEEEPEEQDVDIENQYYNSKGLVETDPEGALSGFAEVVQMEPEKAEWGFKALKQTVKLYYRLGRYKEMTDAYREMLTYIKSAVTRNYSEKCINNIMDFVSGSASQNFGLLQEFYQTTLKALEEAKNERLWFKTNLKLCKIWFDMGEYGRMNKILKELHKSCQRADGTDDQKKGTQLLEVYAIEIQMYTETKNNKKLKQLYQKALTIKSAIPHPRIMGIIHECGGKMHMAERQWAEAATDFFEAFKNYDEAGNQRRIQCLKYLVLANMLMQSEVNPFDGQEAKPYKNDPEILAMTNLIAAYQRNEILEFEKILKSNRRTIMDDPFIRNYIEDLLKNIRTQVLLKLIKPYTRIRIPFISKELNVPETDVEQLLVSLILDNRVQGHIDQVNRLLECGDRSKGMKKYTAVEKWNTQLRSLYQSVSNRVG; this is encoded by the exons ATGGGTTCAG ATGCAGACATGGAGGACTATGGATTCGAGTACTCCGAGGAGGAACCTGAAGAGCAAGATGTTGACATTGAAAATCAATACTACAATTCTAAAG GTTTGGTTGAGACTGACCCAGAAGGTGCACTCAGCGGTTTTGCTGAAGTAGTTCAGATGGAACCAGAGAAAGCAGAATG GGGATTCAAAGCACTTAAACAGACTGTAAAGCTTTATTACCGTTTAGGGAGGTACAAAGAGATGACAGATGCTTATAGGGAAATGCTAACTTACATCAAGTCTGCGGTGACACGAAACTATAGTGAAAAATGTATAAACAATATCATGGATTTTGTATCCGGGTCTGCTAGTCAAAACTTTGGTCTTCTACAAGAGTTCTATCAAACCACATTAAAAGCACTCGAAGAAGCAAAAAACGAG AGATTATGGTTCAAGACAAATCTTAAGCTTTGCAAGATCTGGTTTGACATGGGTGAATACGGTAGAATGAATAAG ATTTTGAAGGAGCTTCACAAATCTTGTCAGCGGGCAGATGGTACTGACGATCAAAAGAAAGGAACTCAGTTATTGGAAGTGTATGCAATAGAGATTCAAATGTACACAGAGACGAAAAATAACAAGAAACTTAAA CAACTTTACCAAAAAGCACTTACCATAAAGTCAGCGATTCCTCATCCTAGGATCATGGGTATCATACATGAGTGCGGTGGCAAAATGCACATGGCAGAACGCCAATGGGCGGAAGCAGCTACCGACTTTTTTGAAGCATTTAAAAACTATGATGAAGCTGGGAATCAAAGAAGAATTCAGTGTCTTAA ATACTTGGTACTGGCCAACATGCTTATGCAATCCGAGGTCAATCCATTTGACGGGCAGGAGGCAAAGCC ATACAAAAATGATCCAGAAATCTTGGCAATGACAAACTTGATTGCAGCATATCAACGTAATGAAATATTGGAATTCGAGAAGATACTCAAG AGTAACAGAAGGACCATCATGGATGATCCCTTCATCAGAAATTATATTGAAGATCTTTTGAAAAACATCAGAACTCAAGTGTTACTCAAGCTCATCAAACCGTACACAAGAATCAGAATCCCCTTTATATCAAAG GAGCTTAATGTGCCAGAGACTGACGTGGAACAGTTGTTAGTGTCATTGATATTGGATAATCGGGTTCAAGGTCATATCGATCAAGTTAACAGGCTGCTGGAGTGTGGGGACAG GTCAAAGGGAATGAAGAAATACACTGCTGTGGAGAAATGGAACACACAACTTAGGTCACTTTATCAAAGTGTTAGCAACAGAGTTGGTTGA
- the LOC110937998 gene encoding leucine-rich repeat protein 1 translates to MAWGSLGALLLILSAAAFTSTVTANSEGDALYALRRSLNDPDNVLQSWDPNLVNPCTWFHITCDQDNRVTRLDLGNSKLSGHLVPELGKLERLQYLELYKNSIQGTIPAEIGNLKSLISLDLYNNNITGNIPPTLGNLKSLVFLRLNDNNLTGRIPRELIGVSSLKVVDVSNNNLCGTIPTTGPFEHIPLSNFENNPRLEGPELLGLVSYDTNCS, encoded by the exons ATGGCTTGGGGTAGCTTAGGTGCTCTGCTCCTCATATTATCAGCAGCAGCCTTTACATCAACAGTCACTGCAAATTCCGAAGGCGACGCGCTTTACGCGCTTCGCCGGAGCTTGAACGATCCTGATAACGTTCTTCAGAGCTGGGATCCCAATCTTGTTAACCCCTGCACCTGGTTTCACATTACTTGTGATCAAGATAATCGTGTTACTCGCCT GGATCTTGGAAACTCTAAATTGTCTGGCCATCTTGTACCTGAACTAGGAAAACTCGAACGCCTACAATATCT GGAGCTTTACAAAAATTCCATTCAAGGTACAATTCCTGCTGAGATCGGTAACTTGAAGAGCCTCATAAGCTTGGATCTCTACAACAACAATATTACGGGAAATATTCCACCTACACTCGGGAATTTGAAGTCTCTAGTGTTCTT GCGTCTTAATGACAATAATTTAACTGGAAGAATTCCAAGGGAACTCATTGGTGTTTCGAGCTTGAAAGTTGT AGATGTTTCGAATAATAACCTATGTGGCACGATTCCGACCACTGGCCCGTTTGAACACATCCCTTTGAGCAA CTTTGAGAACAATCCTCGTTTGGAAGGGCCTGAGTTGCTGGGGCTAGTAAGTTACGATACAAACTGCTCGTAA
- the LOC110937999 gene encoding scarecrow-like protein 9, with the protein MDPRFGRIYGFDDGDENGIQFGKVNLPDFADNKVVNTGQMFESQMFGNSCLTYDLVNVNESSMYQNGVYSQNFRGLQFPPLDNPPVVDARANLEDELREDCDFSDAILGFISQVLMEEDMEDKSCMLQESLDLQAAERPFYEALGKKYPPTPPPWPPPPPSVDSGLTSVDHSGNSLYVENFNGCGVQNVGAQNVSYASFGSSTNGGLDSPASTADTYDLCNGNEMMWQFKRGFEEANKFLPSVNQLLNLSNVGQDRNGEDNERLLTGSKVRKSHAEDITELEKRERNIKQAAVFPDSTLRSEEIDLIFLSSLGEGKVALDSFRDTLREEKVKDSLVDLEDTSSNKGKGKGKGKSKARGKKQNRKKEVIDLRTLLITCAQSVAADDRRKANELLKQIRQHSSPFGDGTQRLAHCFADGLEARLAGTGSQIHKALVSKKTCAADYIKAYHLYMASSPFRKISNFASNRTIMDKAENAATVHIIDFGILYGFQWPTLIQRISSREGGPPRVRITGIEFPQPGFRPAQRIDETGRRLEAYAELFKVPFEYNSIAKRWENVTVEELKLVEGEYLVVNCLYRSKNLLDETVVVDSARNIVLNLIKNINPDIFIHGVLNGSYNAPFFLTRFREALFHFSALFDMLETNVGRDRPERMLLETEVFGREALNVIACEGWERIERPETYKQWHARNLRAGLVPVPFSRFIFKRAGEKVSLYHKDFLIDEDNHWLLQGWKGRIIYAISCWKPG; encoded by the coding sequence ATGGATCCAAGATTCGGTAGGATTTATGGGTTTGATGATGGGGATGAAAATGGGATTCAGTTTGGGAAAGTAAATCTGCCTGATTTTGCAGATAATAAGGTTGTAAACACTGGTCAAATGTTTGAGAGTCAAATGTTTGGGAACTCTTGTTTGACTTATGATTTAGTCAATGTTAATGAAAGTAGTATGTATCAGAATGGTGTGTATAGTCAAAACTTTAGAGGTTTACAGTTTCCACCGTTGGATAATCCGCCTGTGGTGGATGCGAGGGCGAATCTTGAAGACGAGCTTCGCGAAGATTGCGATTTTTCGGATGCGATTTTGGGATTTATTAGTCAGGTGCTTATGGAAGAAGATATGGAGGATAAATCTTGTATGCTGCAAGAATCTTTAGATCTTCAAGCTGCGGAGAGACCGTTCTACGAAGCTCTTGGAAAAAAGTATCCCCCGACCCCGCCCCCATGGCCGCCACCGCCGCCTTCGGTTGATAGCGGTTTGACTTCCGTTGACCACTCTGGGAACAGTCTTTATGTTGAGAACTTTAATGGCTGTGGCGTGCAGAATGTTGGAGCGCAGAATGTGTCTTATGCGTCGTTTGGGTCTTCCACTAACGGGGGGCTGGATTCGCCTGCTAGCACTGCTGATACGTATGATCTTTGTAACGGTAACGAGATGATGTGGCAGTTTAAAAGGGGTTTCGAAGAAGCAAACAAGTTTCTTCCGAGTGTGAACCAGTTGTTGAATTTATCGAATGTAGGTCAAGATCGGAATGGAGAAGACAACGAACGGTTGTTAACAGGGTCGAAGGTAAGAAAAAGTCACGCGGAGGATATAACGGAGTTAGAAAAACGAGAAAGAAACATTAAGCAGGCGGCGGTTTTTCCGGATTCGACTTTACGGTCAGAAGAAATTGACTTAATTTTTCTCTCTAGTTTGGGAGAAGGTAAGGTTGCGTTAGACTCGTTTCGTGACACGTTACGTGAAGAAAAAGTTAAAGATTCGTTGGTCGACTTAGAAGATACAAGTTCGAATAAAGGGAAAGGGAAAGGTAAAGGTAAAAGCAAGGCTCGCGGTAAGAAACAAAACCGTAAAAAAGAGGTTATAGATTTACGAACCCTTTTGATTACTTGTGCACAATCGGTTGCAGCTGATGATAGAAGGAAAGCGAATGAACTGTTGAAACAAATACGGCAACATTCATCTCCTTTCGGCGATGGAACTCAGAGGTTAGCTCACTGTTTTGCCGATGGGCTCGAGGCCCGCTTAGCTGGCACCGGTAGTCAAATCCATAAAGCATTGGTCAGCAAGAAAACATGTGCCGCTGACTATATCAAAGCGTATCATTTGTACATGGCATCGTCCCCGTTTAGAAAGATTTCGAATTTTGCTTCCAACAGGACGATTATGGATAAAGCTGAGAATGCGGCGACGGTACACATCATCGATTTTGGTATTTTGTACGGGTTTCAGTGGCCGACTCTCATTCAACGTATTTCCTCAAGAGAAGGCGGGCCACCACGGGTTCGGATCACGGGGATTGAGTTTCCGCAACCTGGGTTTAGACCGGCTCAAAGAATCGATGAAACGGGTCGGCGGTTAGAGGCGTATGCTGAGCTGTTCAAAGTCCCGTTCGAATATAATTCAATCGCTAAAAGATGGGAAAACGTTACGGTCGAGGAGTTAAAGCTTGTCGAAGGCGAGTATTTAGTCGTTAATTGTCTGTACCGATCGAAAAACTTGCTTGACGAGACAGTGGTGGTGGATAGCGCTAGAAACATTGTTCTCAACCTGATTAAGAATATCAATCCCGATATCTTTATCCACGGAGTTCTAAACGGATCTTACAACGCCCCGTTTTTCCTGACCCGTTTCCGCGAGGCCCTTTTCCATTTCTCCGCATTATTCGATATGCTTGAAACGAATGTGGGGCGTGACCGACCCGAAAGGATGCTGCTTGAAACAGAGGTGTTTGGAAGAGAAGCGTTGAATGTGATAGCGTGTGAGGGATGGGAAAGGATCGAAAGGCCGGAGACGTATAAGCAATGGCATGCTCGTAATTTGCGGGCAGGGTTAGTTCCTGTACCGTTCTCGCGGTTTATATTCAAACGGGCTGGAGAGAAAGTGAGTTTGTATCATAAAGATTTCTTGATAGATGAAGACAACCATTGGCTTTTGCAGGGATGGAAAGGACGAATCATTTACGCGATTTCTTGTTGGAAACCGGGCTAA